The Monomorium pharaonis isolate MP-MQ-018 chromosome 5, ASM1337386v2, whole genome shotgun sequence genome includes a window with the following:
- the LOC105833670 gene encoding LOW QUALITY PROTEIN: uncharacterized protein LOC105833670 (The sequence of the model RefSeq protein was modified relative to this genomic sequence to represent the inferred CDS: deleted 2 bases in 1 codon) gives MFILTKIIQISDCMHAYACLIHRFISGEYRQNETSAPEAQFICQRGFPRDKRESRVVSVRQKLLSSTDPTCPVPTAILRKIPRNINFSGTRGSERSSRNVLKATTANYAAVMRMIKDNLLKWTCERHATDCPLDRHLLRDKALELVDEHGLTDFKCSEQWLTSFLKKFSVLLNPEESIAPIFNNYRHWIDMMRSIITQYKHEDLFHMDELTMYTDVSPTGISVSTTRQEPDTSLNKMTVLLCCNASGTEKLPLLICGSYLAEIMDKDHVYSHSKDASINDDLFREWLTQLNYRMTSYDRRILLLVHRNRIDALRNLELSHVRHVFFPEDFSPMKRDVSHFIKMAYRSKYVHEEIAGAIRLEELSEIFRRRYVEGIRERRRRWNVENAVRSLVAAWWEVPRELIIASFQQTGFRRDDCFLKIRHDTWKNLETGVSLGKFVTFDDHLSADTSHKERASIGKRPSYNFRIRKVVRFSDQLNFTIYSKGRSPIVDPAQANGNLRKIYVEKDVNWRGKNPLKRSHDEARLDEDLYEEAKPSDEATSARPPKVINIQTFKSIARGSKSGDECSTTQASVNVSRTDAGYDRERDKTIDNEESCKNSRVLSNEPSIGFPEVVGNAYDGDITSQQVFDNTSAVNSDTEETTNARVISRATPKDEIESADLDGNVGCFPRKWLKRRLTEKSGNNSNNDEPKQKRSRTDSIKRCEMAFVCGPSDLARTVTTVFADALSDNSVPRLRRSCETERSIFTIRSPGGIRDKFNSSLQERRWILGESKIDEGLCALSYRIVYTH, from the exons CTCCGAAAAATCCCCCGGAACATCAATTTTAGCGGCACTCGAGGCAGCGAAAGATCCAGTCGAAATGTCCTGAAAGCCACAACTGCCAACTATGCAGCCGTCATGAGAATGATCAAGGACAATCTATTGAAATGGACTTGTGAGAGACACGCTACCGATTGCCCCCTCGATAGGCATCTCCTACGTGACAAAGCTCTTGAATTGGTCGACGAACACGGACTGACCG ACTTTAAGTGTTCCGAGCAATGGCTGACG TCTTTCCTGAAGAAGTTTAGCGTCTTACTGAACCCGGAAGAATCCATCGCGCCGATCTTCAACAACTACCGGCATTGGATTGACATGATGCGATCCATTATCACTCAGTACAAGCACGAGGATCTTTTTCACATGGACGAGTTGACGATGTACACGGACGTTTCGCCTACCGGGATATCGGTGTCGACAACACGGCAGGAGCCCGATACGAGCCTGAATAAGATGACGGTACTGTTGTGCTGCAACGCCTCTGGCACCGAGAAGCTGCCACTATTGATCTGCGGCTCTTATCTCGCTGAGATAATGGACAAGGATCACGTGTATAGTCACAGTAAGGACGCTTCGATAAACGACGATCTCTTCAGGGAATGGTTGACCCAATTGAACTATCGTATGACGAGTTACGATCGCCGGATCCTGCTGCTGGTGCACAGGAATCGTATCGACGCTTTGCGAAATCTTGAGCTAAGCCACGTCAGACATGTCTTTTTTCCCGAGGACTTCTCGCCTATGAAAAGAGACGTTTCCCATTTCATCAAGATGGCCTACAGAAGCAAGTATGTTCACGAGGAGATCGCTggagcaatt CGCCTGGAGGAACTATCGGAAATATTTCGTCGTAGGTATGTGGAAGGAATCAGAGAACGCAGACGCCGATGGAACGTCGAGAACGCAGTGAGAAGCTTGGTGGCAGCGTGGTGGGAAGTTCCACGCGAACTTATTATCGCCAGTTTTCAGCAAACGGGTTTTCGAAGAGACGATTGCTTCCTGAAAATCCGTCACGATACATGGAAGAATCTGGAGACAGGAGTATCTCTCGGGAAGTTCGTCACGTTTGACGATCACCTCTCGGCCGATACATCGCATAAAGAGCGCGCATCTATCGGCAAACGTCCTAGCTATAATTTTAGGATCAGAAAAGTCGTTAGATTCAGTGATCAACTGAATTTCACGATCTATTCGAAGGGAAGGAGCCCGATTGTTGATCCCGCGCAAGCGAATGGGAATTTGAGAAAGATCTATGTGGAAAAGGACGTCAACTGGAGGGGAAAGAATCCGCTGAAAAGATCGCATGATGAGGCTCGATTAGACGAAGACCTTTACGAAGAGGCTAAACCGAGCGATGAAGCAACGTCGGCGAGGCCCCCGAAGGTCATCAACATTCAGACGTTCAAAAGTATAGCTCGGGGCTCTAAATCCGGTGACGAGTGTTCGACGACGCAAGCGAGCGTGAACGTATCGAGGACAGATGCGGGATACGATCGTGAGCGCGATAAAACAATCGACAATGAGGAGAGCTGTAAAAATAGTCGAGTATTGAGCAACGAGCCATCGATCGGATTTCCGGAGGTTGTCGGCAACGCGTACGACGGCGATATCACGTCGCAACAAGTGTTCGACAATACGTCTGCCGTAAATTCGGACACAGAGGAGACGACGAACGCGAGGGTGATTTCCCGCGCCACCCCGAAAGACGAGATCGAGTCGGCCGATCTGGACGGAAACGTCGGGTGTTTTCCCCGGAAGTGGCTGAAAAGACGTCTCACCGAGAAATCTggaaataattctaataacgATGAACCGAAACAGAAAAGATCAAGAACCGATTCGATAAAGCGGTGTGAAATGGCATTCGTCTGCGGCCCGTCTGACTTAGCGCGAACTGTAACTACTGTTTTCGCCGACGCGCTCAGTGATAATAGCGTACCGCGACTAAGGCGCTCATGCGAAACGGAGAGGAGTATCTTCACTATAAGGAGCCCAGGAGGGATTAGAGACAAATTTAACAGCAGCTTACA agAGAGACGATGGATCTTGGGGGAATCTAAAATCGACGAAGGATTGTGTGCACTCAGCTATCGAATTGTATATAcacattaa